A window of the Schlesneria paludicola DSM 18645 genome harbors these coding sequences:
- a CDS encoding methyl-accepting chemotaxis protein: protein MAIVNAITAKKASQRAVTSRRMTELADNLERRMFNSVDDFNQLNIETKFVALNARIEAGRAVGESGRAFDVVAQSIQDISRRTGEVAEKLDVEFRCLLKEMREITEDLAIHSRGERLSNLALMNIDLIDRNLYERSCDVRWWATDQSVVDTLMDASPQSLSHANIRLGQILDSYTVYFDIVITDLTGKVLANGRPCSFDSIGTNVATQNWFMSALQTAKGTQYVQSEVIQSPLCGNDNTIIFACAVRKGGQPHGDAIGVLAIVFRWDALAQVIVESTPLSSAEWPQTRVCILDAHGRLLADTAGGFGDLLQVPAWKEIQSSPRGFRMAMLTDEPVCIGHAKSPGYETYRTGWYSLILQKDSAV from the coding sequence GTGGCCATTGTGAATGCTATTACAGCGAAAAAAGCATCTCAGCGAGCCGTCACGTCCCGGCGCATGACCGAATTGGCGGACAATCTCGAGCGACGCATGTTCAATTCAGTGGATGATTTCAACCAGCTGAACATCGAGACGAAATTCGTAGCCCTCAACGCACGAATCGAGGCTGGACGTGCCGTGGGAGAAAGTGGTCGAGCCTTTGACGTCGTCGCCCAATCGATCCAGGATATTTCTCGACGAACTGGCGAAGTTGCGGAGAAGCTGGACGTCGAATTTCGATGCCTGCTCAAAGAAATGCGTGAGATTACCGAAGATCTCGCCATTCACTCCCGCGGTGAGCGTTTGAGCAACCTCGCGCTGATGAACATCGACTTGATCGACCGAAATTTGTACGAACGGTCCTGCGATGTCCGCTGGTGGGCCACAGATCAGAGTGTGGTCGACACCCTGATGGATGCTTCGCCTCAATCATTGTCACACGCGAACATCCGACTGGGCCAGATTCTCGACTCTTACACAGTCTATTTTGACATCGTCATCACGGACCTCACCGGAAAAGTGCTGGCGAATGGCCGCCCCTGTTCGTTTGATTCGATTGGAACAAATGTCGCGACGCAAAACTGGTTCATGTCCGCGTTACAGACCGCCAAGGGGACGCAATATGTCCAGAGCGAGGTGATTCAATCACCTTTGTGCGGCAACGATAATACGATTATCTTCGCATGTGCCGTTCGAAAAGGGGGGCAACCCCACGGTGATGCAATCGGCGTCCTTGCCATCGTGTTTCGCTGGGACGCGCTGGCTCAGGTCATTGTGGAAAGCACACCACTTTCGTCCGCAGAATGGCCACAAACCCGGGTATGCATCCTGGATGCGCACGGCAGATTGTTGGCGGACACGGCGGGAGGATTCGGAGATCTTCTTCAAGTTCCTGCCTGGAAGGAGATTCAATCGTCTCCCCGAGGATTCCGAATGGCAATGCTCACAGATGAACCAGTCTGTATCGGCCATGCGAAATCACCAGGTTACGAGACCTATCGTACCGGTTGGTATTCGCTGATCTTGCAAAAAGACAGCGCCGTCTGA